CGATATACGCATCGATGGCACCAACCAATTCCGGCACACTGGTGAATACTCCTCGACGCAGGCGTTCGGTAGTGATGTCGCGAAAGAATCGCTCGACCATGTTGAGCCACGATGCCGAGGTCGGGGTGAAGTGCATATTAAAGCGAGGATGTTTGGCCAGCCACTCCTGCACGGTTGGGTGTTTGTGAGTGGCGTAGTTATCCGCGATCAGATGCAGCGTCTTGTCCTTGGGCGTTTCGCGGTCTATCTTCTTCAGGAACTTCAACCACTCGGCGTGGGTGTGGCGCGGCTGGCACTGGCCGATGACCTGGCCGTCCAGCACGTTGAGCGCGGCGAATAAGGTAGTCGTGCCGTTGCGCTTGTAGTCGTGAGTCATGGTCGCCGCACGCCCTTTCTTCAGAGGCAATCCAGGCTGGGTGCGATCCAGCGCCTGCACTTGGCTCTTCTCGTCGCAGCACAATACCAGCGCATGTTCGGGCGGCGACATGTACAAGCCGACAATGTCTTCGAGCTTCTCGACGAATCGCGGATCGCGCGAGACTTTGAAGCCCCGCACGAGATGCGGCTTGAGCCCATTCGCGCGCCAATGCCGTGAAACGCTT
Above is a window of candidate division KSB1 bacterium DNA encoding:
- a CDS encoding IS630 family transposase, whose translation is MRVAVEIVLTKDQKKDLTKLVRSKLTSVRLAQRARIVLLAADGWRNKDIAEELGVGRVQVSRWRDRYAESGLSGIERDLPRGAPNVKVDVAQLVEMTTQGKPDAATHWSTRKMAAKIGVSAASVSRHWRANGLKPHLVRGFKVSRDPRFVEKLEDIVGLYMSPPEHALVLCCDEKSQVQALDRTQPGLPLKKGRAATMTHDYKRNGTTTLFAALNVLDGQVIGQCQPRHTHAEWLKFLKKIDRETPKDKTLHLIADNYATHKHPTVQEWLAKHPRFNMHFTPTSASWLNMVERFFRDITTERLRRGVFTSVPELVGAIDAYIAHHNIKPKPFIWTKSARDILQKVIRANSRLSSKQNATLH